One genomic segment of uncultured Desulfobacter sp. includes these proteins:
- the nifE gene encoding nitrogenase iron-molybdenum cofactor biosynthesis protein NifE, with protein MTSISVLKQREKQIYQKGSQPFKIECETKSLAGAVSQRACVFCGSRVVLYPIADALHLIHGPIGCASYTWDIRGAQSSGPELHRMSFSTDLSETDIIYGGEKKLKKALLELIDKYSPKAAFIYCTCIVGIIGDDVDAVCRQVEEETHIPVIAVHSEGFKGTKKDGYTAACDALFSLIERNKAPRVTIPDSINILGEFNIGGETWMIKKYYEAMGVKVVSVITGDGRVDEVMQARNAALNVVQCSGSVTHLAKQMEKEYGIPFIRVSYFGIEDTSDALYQVAVFFDKNPEILKKTQDLIKKEVQAIIPRLETMKKDLEGKKAAIYVGGAFKAFSLIKALKTLGMEVILAGSQTGTQEDYKVLRQMCNEGTVILDDSNPLELAKYSVEKDADLFIGGVKERPIAYKMGIGFCDHNHERKIPLVGFEGMVNFAKEVHGTVTSPVWDLVPRRQKPAGKEGAI; from the coding sequence ATGACCTCCATATCGGTACTCAAACAGCGGGAAAAACAGATCTACCAGAAGGGCAGCCAGCCCTTTAAGATAGAATGTGAAACCAAGAGTCTGGCTGGCGCAGTCAGCCAGCGGGCCTGTGTATTCTGCGGCTCCAGGGTGGTGCTTTACCCCATCGCCGACGCCTTGCATCTGATTCACGGCCCCATCGGGTGCGCCTCCTATACCTGGGACATCAGAGGGGCCCAGTCTTCGGGCCCGGAGCTTCACCGGATGAGTTTTTCAACGGACCTGTCAGAGACCGATATTATCTATGGCGGAGAAAAAAAGTTAAAAAAGGCATTGCTGGAGCTGATTGATAAATATTCACCCAAAGCCGCCTTTATCTATTGTACCTGCATTGTGGGCATTATTGGTGATGACGTGGATGCGGTCTGCCGCCAGGTGGAAGAAGAGACCCACATCCCTGTCATTGCTGTCCACTCCGAAGGATTTAAAGGCACCAAAAAAGACGGATACACGGCGGCCTGCGACGCCTTGTTCAGCTTGATCGAAAGAAACAAAGCCCCCCGGGTTACCATCCCCGACTCCATCAATATCCTGGGCGAATTCAATATTGGCGGAGAGACCTGGATGATCAAAAAATATTATGAAGCCATGGGGGTGAAGGTGGTCTCCGTCATTACAGGAGACGGCCGGGTGGACGAAGTGATGCAGGCACGCAATGCCGCCCTGAACGTGGTCCAGTGTTCAGGGTCGGTCACCCACCTGGCAAAGCAGATGGAAAAAGAGTACGGCATTCCATTTATACGGGTCTCTTATTTCGGCATTGAAGATACCTCGGATGCCCTGTACCAGGTGGCTGTATTTTTTGACAAAAACCCCGAAATTCTTAAAAAAACCCAGGATCTGATCAAAAAAGAGGTCCAGGCCATTATCCCCCGCCTGGAAACCATGAAAAAAGACCTTGAAGGCAAAAAAGCGGCCATATACGTGGGCGGCGCGTTCAAGGCCTTTTCCTTGATCAAGGCATTAAAAACCCTGGGCATGGAAGTGATCCTGGCCGGCTCCCAGACCGGTACCCAGGAAGATTATAAAGTGCTCAGGCAGATGTGTAACGAGGGCACCGTAATTTTAGACGACTCAAACCCGCTGGAACTGGCCAAGTATTCCGTTGAAAAGGATGCAGACCTGTTTATCGGCGGCGTCAAGGAACGCCCCATTGCCTATAAGATGGGCATCGGGTTCTGCGACCATAACCATGAACGCAAAATTCCCCTGGTGGGATTTGAAGGCATGGTCAATTTTGCCAAAGAAGTACACGGAACCGTGACAAGCCCGGTATGGGATCTGGTTCCCCGACGGCAGAAACCGGCCGGAAAGGAAGGTGCGATATGA
- the nifK gene encoding nitrogenase molybdenum-iron protein subunit beta has translation MLLRHTPTEIKERKALAVNPAKTCQPIGAMYAGLGIHGCLPHSHGSQGCCAYHRSTLTRHYREPIMAATSSFTEGASVFGGQANLLQALLTIFTTYDPDIVAVHTTCLSETIGDDVNQIVKKAKTDGTIPEGKYVIHTPTPSYVGSHVTGFSNMVKAMAVQLAEKTGKSNGKVNIVPGFVEPSDMVEMKRIAGMLGIESILFPDTSGILNGPLTGKFQMYPKGGVSIDELKSTGDSIGSIGLGAWASADAVRSLDAKCKVPCQVQDLPIGLLATDRFVDALRTAAGVSVPDTVTQERGQLLDVISDMQPHLYGKKVAIAGDPDQLIPMTEFLVTMGMKPVHIVTGTPGKAFTKRIKEVTAKFGDDINVKGPSDLFHLHQLIKNEPVDLLICNTYGKYIARDEDIPFVRHGFPILDRIGHSYFPSVGYKGGLHFLEKILSALMDRTDRDAPEERFELVE, from the coding sequence ATGCTGCTTCGACATACCCCCACAGAGATTAAAGAAAGAAAAGCCCTGGCTGTTAATCCGGCTAAGACCTGTCAGCCCATCGGGGCTATGTACGCCGGTTTAGGTATCCATGGCTGCCTGCCTCACAGTCACGGATCCCAGGGCTGCTGCGCCTATCACAGATCCACCTTAACCCGTCATTACCGTGAACCCATCATGGCGGCCACCTCCTCGTTTACTGAAGGGGCCTCGGTATTCGGTGGCCAGGCCAACCTGCTCCAGGCCCTTTTAACCATATTTACCACCTATGACCCGGACATCGTTGCGGTGCATACCACCTGTCTGTCGGAAACCATCGGCGACGATGTGAACCAGATTGTCAAAAAAGCCAAAACAGACGGCACCATCCCCGAAGGCAAGTATGTCATCCATACACCAACGCCGTCCTATGTGGGCTCCCATGTCACGGGCTTTTCCAATATGGTGAAGGCCATGGCTGTCCAGTTGGCTGAAAAGACCGGCAAATCCAACGGGAAGGTCAACATTGTGCCCGGATTTGTGGAACCTTCGGACATGGTTGAAATGAAGCGGATTGCCGGGATGCTGGGTATTGAGTCTATCCTTTTTCCGGACACTTCGGGCATTTTGAACGGCCCTTTGACCGGCAAATTTCAGATGTATCCCAAGGGCGGCGTCTCCATCGACGAGCTCAAGAGCACCGGCGACAGTATCGGCTCCATCGGGCTGGGCGCCTGGGCTTCGGCAGATGCGGTCAGATCCCTTGACGCCAAGTGCAAGGTTCCCTGCCAGGTGCAGGACCTGCCCATCGGCCTGTTGGCCACAGATCGGTTCGTTGATGCCTTGCGCACCGCAGCCGGGGTCAGTGTACCCGATACCGTTACCCAGGAGCGCGGCCAGCTTTTAGATGTGATCTCAGACATGCAGCCCCACCTGTACGGCAAAAAGGTCGCCATTGCCGGAGATCCGGACCAGCTCATCCCCATGACTGAGTTTCTGGTCACCATGGGCATGAAACCGGTCCATATTGTCACCGGCACCCCGGGCAAGGCCTTTACCAAACGGATCAAGGAAGTCACGGCCAAGTTCGGCGACGACATCAACGTCAAGGGCCCCAGCGATCTGTTCCACCTGCATCAGTTGATCAAGAACGAACCCGTGGACCTGCTTATCTGCAACACCTACGGCAAATATATTGCCCGGGACGAGGACATCCCGTTTGTACGCCACGGGTTCCCCATCCTGGACCGGATCGGCCACTCCTACTTTCCTTCCGTGGGATACAAAGGCGGATTGCATTTCCTGGAAAAGATTCTGAGCGCCCTGATGGACCGCACGGACCGGGATGCACCCGAAGAGCGTTTTGAACTGGTAGAGTAA